The following are encoded together in the Kribbella voronezhensis genome:
- a CDS encoding o-succinylbenzoate synthase: protein MITYAIGLKNRFRGITVRQGMLFEGPAGWAEWSPFLDYDDATCVAWLRAAREAAVDGWPEPVRSVVPVNCTVPAVDPEKAAEIVRASGCGTAKVKVAEPGQTLADDLERVEAVRDAIGDGRVRIDANGAWSVDQALRSLKELARFDLEYVEQPCASVQDLAAVRRRTDVLVAADESIRRAQDPLLVRELEAADIAVLKVQPIGGVRACLEIAEQIGLPVVVSSALETSVGIAAGVALAAALPELPYACGLATVSMFTSEVAAQPLLPIDGFLPVGRVQPDPSLLAAATADQEITAAWEVRYARVESLLKGSVG, encoded by the coding sequence GTGATCACGTATGCGATCGGGCTCAAGAATCGCTTCCGGGGCATCACGGTCCGCCAAGGGATGCTGTTCGAGGGACCGGCCGGGTGGGCGGAGTGGAGTCCGTTTCTGGACTACGACGACGCTACGTGCGTTGCGTGGCTCCGGGCTGCTCGCGAAGCGGCGGTGGACGGGTGGCCCGAGCCAGTGCGTTCCGTCGTACCTGTGAACTGCACTGTGCCGGCTGTGGACCCGGAGAAGGCTGCGGAGATCGTCCGGGCTTCTGGGTGCGGCACTGCCAAGGTGAAGGTGGCTGAGCCCGGGCAGACGTTGGCGGACGACCTGGAGCGAGTCGAAGCCGTGCGGGATGCGATCGGCGACGGTCGGGTGCGGATCGACGCGAACGGTGCTTGGTCGGTCGACCAGGCGCTGCGGAGCTTGAAGGAGCTCGCGCGATTCGACCTGGAGTACGTCGAGCAGCCGTGTGCCTCGGTGCAGGACCTGGCTGCCGTCCGTCGGCGTACCGACGTACTGGTGGCTGCGGACGAGTCCATCCGGCGGGCCCAGGATCCCTTGCTGGTAAGGGAGTTGGAGGCCGCCGACATCGCAGTACTGAAGGTGCAGCCCATCGGGGGAGTGCGGGCGTGCCTGGAGATCGCCGAGCAGATCGGTCTGCCTGTGGTGGTGTCGTCGGCGCTGGAGACGTCTGTGGGCATCGCAGCGGGCGTGGCGTTGGCAGCGGCGCTGCCGGAGCTTCCGTATGCGTGCGGGCTGGCTACTGTCTCGATGTTCACCTCTGAGGTCGCTGCGCAGCCGTTGCTGCCGATAGACGGCTTCCTGCCGGTCGGCAGGGTGCAGCCCGATCCATCGTTGCTTGCGGCAGCTACTGCCGATCAAGAGATCACTGCAGCTTGGGAAGTCCGGTATGCCCGGGTCGAGAGCCTCCTGAAGGGGAGTGTGGGATGA
- the menD gene encoding 2-succinyl-5-enolpyruvyl-6-hydroxy-3-cyclohexene-1-carboxylic-acid synthase yields the protein MNPSTAFATVVVDELIRSGVREAVLAPGSRSAPLALALAAADREGRLRLHVRIDERTAGFLAIGLIRGTGLPVPVVTTSGTAVVNLHPAVLEASHSGLPLIVLSADRPPELRGSGANQTTDQLKVFGSAVRLFHEVGTPVRELGQVAYWRSTIARAVSAAVGARTADPGPVQLNCALAEPLVPGDGPEWPESLEGRSGPWTRVHAGAAQPTAVSAGPKTVVVAGDGASQAARLTAEAGRWPLFAEPSSRARTGPAVISAYRLLLSTELAGEIERVLVFGHPTLSRPITRLLARPDVEVVVVAPTGLWPDAGRRAAAVVTGLEVTAADDTDWLARWQHADQLARPALDKVLADGLTGPAIAAIVAEAVGADGMLVVASSNSVRDLDLAPVVPIRTVANRGLAGIDGTLSTAVGAALANGGATHALVGDLAFLHDFNGLVIGPDEPRPALRIVVVNDNGGGIFSTLEQGSASHATHFDRVFGTPHNTNLAALCAATNIPHQLVTTQDALRAALTPTVAGITVIETPLNRTTHRPLSTQLQQAVRQS from the coding sequence ATGAACCCGTCCACGGCGTTTGCGACTGTGGTGGTCGACGAGCTGATCCGGTCCGGCGTACGGGAAGCCGTGCTGGCGCCGGGGTCGCGTAGTGCGCCGCTGGCGTTGGCGCTGGCCGCTGCGGACCGCGAGGGACGGCTGCGACTGCACGTACGCATCGATGAACGTACGGCGGGGTTCCTGGCGATCGGGTTGATTCGCGGCACCGGGCTGCCGGTGCCGGTGGTGACGACGTCCGGTACTGCGGTGGTCAACCTGCACCCGGCTGTTCTCGAGGCGTCGCACAGCGGGCTGCCGTTGATCGTGCTGAGCGCGGACCGACCGCCCGAGCTGCGGGGGAGCGGGGCCAACCAGACGACCGACCAGCTCAAGGTGTTCGGTTCTGCTGTGCGCCTGTTCCACGAGGTCGGTACGCCGGTGCGGGAGCTCGGGCAGGTGGCGTACTGGCGGTCGACGATCGCTCGTGCTGTGTCTGCTGCTGTCGGGGCGCGCACTGCCGATCCGGGGCCGGTGCAGCTCAACTGCGCATTGGCTGAGCCGTTGGTGCCTGGTGATGGGCCCGAGTGGCCGGAGTCGCTTGAGGGGCGGAGCGGTCCGTGGACGAGAGTTCACGCGGGCGCTGCGCAGCCGACGGCGGTCTCAGCGGGTCCGAAGACGGTTGTGGTCGCTGGTGATGGCGCGTCTCAGGCAGCGCGGCTCACTGCCGAGGCCGGGCGCTGGCCGCTCTTCGCGGAACCCTCCAGCCGGGCTCGGACGGGGCCTGCCGTGATTTCGGCGTACAGGTTGCTGTTGTCTACAGAGCTCGCCGGGGAGATCGAGCGGGTGCTGGTGTTCGGGCACCCGACGCTGTCCCGGCCGATCACGCGGTTGCTCGCTCGGCCGGACGTGGAGGTCGTTGTCGTTGCCCCGACGGGGTTGTGGCCGGATGCAGGCCGTCGCGCTGCTGCTGTGGTGACCGGGCTGGAGGTGACTGCTGCCGACGACACGGACTGGCTGGCGCGCTGGCAGCACGCGGACCAGTTGGCCCGGCCCGCTCTGGACAAGGTGCTGGCCGATGGCCTGACGGGTCCGGCCATCGCCGCGATCGTGGCGGAAGCGGTGGGAGCGGACGGCATGCTGGTCGTCGCCTCCTCGAACTCCGTGCGCGACCTGGATCTGGCGCCCGTCGTACCGATCCGCACCGTCGCGAACCGCGGCCTCGCCGGCATCGACGGCACCCTGTCGACCGCGGTGGGAGCCGCCCTGGCCAACGGCGGCGCAACCCACGCCCTGGTTGGCGACCTGGCGTTCCTGCACGACTTCAACGGCCTGGTGATCGGCCCGGACGAACCACGCCCCGCCCTGCGCATCGTCGTCGTCAACGACAACGGCGGCGGCATCTTCTCCACCCTCGAACAGGGCTCGGCATCCCACGCCACCCACTTCGACCGCGTCTTCGGCACCCCCCACAACACCAACCTCGCCGCCCTCTGCGCCGCCACCAACATCCCCCACCAGTTGGTCACCACCCAAGACGCTCTCCGCGCCGCCCTCACCCCCACAGTCGCCGGCATCACCGTCATAGAAACCCCCCTCAACCGCACCACCCACCGCCCCCTATCCACCCAACTCCAGCAAGCAGTCAGACAGTCGTAG
- the mptB gene encoding polyprenol phosphomannose-dependent alpha 1,6 mannosyltransferase MptB: protein MRLPSPLVRGAVGACVVAAASLVTSVVPESSWVASLPITSELRATLPGRMTGLTFMVAGLGLMVWAWLSVGRDVLAGVRHRITPLVIAWSAPLLLTPPLFSRDAWSYAAQGALVAKGFDPYAVGPGALSGHIVEAVDPMWMATPAPYGPVPLAYGGALARLTLDPYLLMLAHRALALLGIVLIAWAVPRLATACRVDPTIATWLVVANPALITHGLGAAHNDVLMLGIACSAFAVALTGHWGTAAVLAGAAAAVKLPGGLVVIAIAAVMSPLARPRLRLASLAIAGVVAVVTLATIGELTGVGSGWLSALGVPGLVRSPLSIANLIGLGAAALLSWLGENTAAKQALQLVRLVGMLTALALIAALGLRSSIHNAARAVGFALLAVILLGPTAHDWYFVWSLPFLAVARPGRRLTTALVGTSTILTIAAPLNSSLRGALIPTLVTTSLVLVVLATLLPNLPTLQPARPARVPATTV, encoded by the coding sequence ATGCGTCTGCCTTCGCCCTTGGTCCGTGGTGCGGTAGGCGCGTGCGTAGTAGCAGCCGCCTCGCTGGTGACGTCCGTAGTACCGGAGTCGTCCTGGGTAGCGTCGCTGCCGATCACCAGCGAGCTGCGAGCCACACTGCCCGGACGGATGACCGGGTTGACGTTCATGGTCGCCGGACTCGGGCTAATGGTGTGGGCGTGGCTGTCGGTCGGCCGCGACGTACTGGCCGGCGTACGGCATCGCATCACGCCGTTGGTGATCGCTTGGAGCGCACCGCTGCTGCTGACACCTCCGCTGTTCAGCAGGGATGCCTGGAGCTACGCCGCCCAGGGAGCCCTGGTAGCAAAGGGCTTCGACCCGTACGCCGTGGGGCCGGGTGCCTTGTCGGGCCACATCGTCGAGGCAGTCGATCCGATGTGGATGGCGACTCCAGCGCCGTACGGACCCGTGCCACTCGCGTACGGCGGTGCGCTGGCGCGCCTGACGCTCGACCCGTATCTCCTGATGCTCGCCCACCGCGCTCTTGCGCTGCTGGGCATCGTGCTGATCGCCTGGGCAGTACCGCGACTCGCCACCGCCTGCAGAGTGGACCCGACGATCGCGACCTGGCTGGTGGTCGCCAACCCTGCGCTGATCACACATGGCCTGGGTGCTGCACACAACGACGTACTCATGCTCGGTATCGCGTGCTCAGCCTTCGCAGTGGCTCTCACTGGTCATTGGGGAACTGCAGCGGTACTAGCGGGAGCTGCCGCAGCTGTGAAGCTCCCTGGCGGTCTGGTGGTGATCGCGATCGCCGCGGTAATGAGCCCGCTGGCCCGGCCTCGACTACGGCTCGCCAGTCTGGCCATAGCCGGAGTAGTCGCTGTGGTGACCCTGGCAACGATCGGTGAACTGACAGGCGTCGGCTCAGGCTGGCTTAGCGCCCTCGGCGTACCAGGCCTTGTCCGCTCACCCCTATCCATTGCCAACCTCATCGGCCTAGGCGCAGCAGCCCTGCTGAGCTGGCTAGGCGAGAACACCGCAGCCAAGCAAGCCCTACAACTAGTGCGCCTCGTCGGCATGCTGACCGCGCTGGCCCTGATCGCCGCACTAGGCCTCCGCTCCTCCATCCACAACGCAGCCCGCGCCGTAGGATTCGCCTTACTGGCCGTGATTCTCCTCGGCCCCACAGCCCACGACTGGTACTTCGTCTGGTCCCTACCTTTCCTCGCCGTAGCCCGCCCCGGCCGCCGCCTCACCACCGCCCTCGTCGGCACCAGCACCATCCTCACCATCGCCGCCCCTCTCAACTCCTCCCTCCGCGGCGCTCTCATCCCCACCCTCGTCACCACCTCCCTGGTCCTCGTAGTCCTAGCCACCCTCCTCCCCAACCTCCCGACCCTGCAGCCCGCACGACCCGCGCGCGTTCCGGCTACGACTGTCTGA
- a CDS encoding ABC transporter permease, translated as MRTLQETWIVFNRAMRLSLRNPMWSILMLSQPLMYLFLFGPLLKPITAQISQGATTNAYQVFIPGLIVQLGMFGAMFVGFGLIAEYRAGVIEADRVTPASRMALMAGRVLRDVVVLVVQSILLLVVSIPMGLRAPWGGVLLSLVIVALLGATFASLSYSVALITKSEDALAPLLNGIAMPLLLLSGILLPMQIGPKWLQRLSDISPLKHVVNGVRALFRGDIGSSSSLWGLFWVVLLTIVGLTVGARTFRKESA; from the coding sequence ATGAGGACGCTGCAGGAGACGTGGATCGTGTTCAACCGTGCGATGCGGTTGTCGCTGCGCAATCCGATGTGGTCGATCCTGATGCTCAGCCAGCCGCTGATGTACCTGTTCCTGTTCGGCCCGCTGCTGAAGCCGATCACCGCGCAGATCAGCCAGGGCGCGACCACCAACGCCTACCAGGTGTTCATTCCCGGCCTGATCGTCCAGCTCGGCATGTTCGGCGCGATGTTCGTCGGCTTCGGCCTGATCGCGGAGTACCGGGCCGGTGTGATCGAGGCGGACCGCGTCACCCCGGCATCCCGGATGGCACTGATGGCAGGCCGCGTACTACGTGACGTGGTGGTCCTCGTCGTGCAGTCGATCCTGCTGCTGGTGGTGTCGATCCCGATGGGCCTGCGCGCGCCTTGGGGCGGCGTACTGCTGTCGCTGGTGATCGTTGCCCTGCTGGGCGCGACCTTCGCGTCGCTGTCGTACTCCGTTGCCCTCATCACCAAGAGCGAGGACGCACTCGCGCCGCTGCTCAACGGGATCGCGATGCCGTTGCTGCTGCTCTCCGGCATCCTGCTGCCGATGCAGATCGGCCCGAAGTGGTTGCAGCGGCTGTCCGACATCAGCCCGCTCAAGCACGTGGTGAACGGCGTACGTGCACTGTTCCGCGGGGACATCGGCAGCAGTTCGTCGCTGTGGGGGCTCTTCTGGGTAGTGCTGCTGACGATCGTCGGCCTGACGGTCGGTGCGCGCACCTTCCGCAAGGAATCCGCCTAG
- a CDS encoding ABC transporter ATP-binding protein — MMIEARGLVRTFKTKRGPVQAVQGVDLNVADGEIVGFLGPNGAGKTTTMRMLATLIKPTSGSATVAGCDLADDPVGVRRRIGYVPQSGSTLPEAIAGDEVVDHARLYGVSKKQAIADGRRLFDELDLPGLWRRQCKTLSGGQRRRLDIVMGLIHDPKLIFLDEPTTGLDPQARANLWEHIRGLRDRGATIFLTTHYLDEADALCDRILVIDHGRIVASGNPDELKQQVSGDGVRLSLTDASQAPSVTKIVAELDGAVAIETDGDVVAFRIPKGGSVLPGLLRSIDAQGIELNGVEVHRPTLDDVFLTMTGRSLRDEDHAVPDENAKEAAA, encoded by the coding sequence ATGATGATCGAAGCTCGCGGACTCGTCCGCACCTTCAAGACCAAGCGCGGCCCGGTGCAGGCCGTGCAGGGGGTAGACCTGAACGTCGCCGACGGGGAGATCGTCGGCTTCCTCGGCCCGAACGGCGCCGGCAAGACCACCACGATGCGGATGCTGGCGACTCTGATCAAGCCGACCAGCGGCTCCGCGACCGTCGCCGGCTGCGACCTCGCCGACGATCCGGTCGGCGTCCGCCGCCGCATCGGCTACGTACCGCAGAGCGGTTCCACCCTGCCCGAGGCGATCGCCGGCGACGAGGTCGTGGACCACGCCCGGCTGTACGGCGTGAGCAAGAAGCAGGCCATCGCCGACGGCCGGCGCCTGTTCGACGAGCTCGACCTGCCCGGCCTGTGGCGCCGCCAGTGCAAGACCTTGTCGGGCGGCCAGCGCCGCCGCCTCGACATCGTGATGGGCCTGATCCACGACCCGAAGCTGATCTTCCTCGACGAGCCGACCACCGGCCTCGACCCGCAGGCCCGGGCCAACCTCTGGGAACACATCCGCGGCCTGCGCGACCGGGGCGCGACGATCTTCCTCACCACCCACTACCTCGACGAGGCGGACGCGCTCTGCGACCGGATCCTGGTCATCGACCACGGCAGGATCGTTGCCTCTGGCAACCCCGACGAGCTGAAGCAGCAGGTCTCCGGCGACGGCGTACGACTCAGCCTCACCGATGCCTCACAGGCCCCCTCGGTCACCAAGATCGTCGCCGAACTCGACGGCGCGGTGGCGATCGAGACCGATGGCGACGTGGTCGCGTTCCGGATCCCCAAGGGTGGTTCGGTCCTGCCGGGTCTGCTTCGCTCGATCGATGCCCAGGGCATCGAGTTGAACGGCGTCGAGGTGCACCGCCCGACGCTGGACGACGTGTTCCTGACGATGACCGGCCGCTCCCTGCGCGACGAGGACCACGCGGTACCGGATGAGAACGCCAAGGAGGCCGCGGCATGA
- a CDS encoding PadR family transcriptional regulator produces MSTTRLLLLGVVRIFQPAYGYQLRRELLTWNVQEWANINPGSIYTGLRTLAKHGLLLELEEGAGNKPGRTSYKLTVDGEAEYFTLLRKSLWNVDGFRPDQMQAALSFLWSLRRDEVLAALESRIVQLEQLAKAEPFAERQIEEDPGTPNHVVEMFRITTARDRGELEWTRSFHDRVAGGAYSFAGEPPDWQPTPAMLEDWQTIPEPPS; encoded by the coding sequence ATGTCCACCACGCGGTTGCTGCTGCTCGGGGTCGTCCGGATCTTCCAGCCGGCGTACGGCTACCAGTTGCGCCGCGAACTGCTGACCTGGAACGTCCAGGAGTGGGCCAACATCAACCCCGGTTCGATCTACACCGGGTTGCGCACGCTGGCCAAGCACGGGTTGCTGCTGGAGCTGGAAGAAGGCGCCGGCAACAAACCCGGGCGTACGTCGTACAAGCTGACCGTGGACGGCGAGGCGGAGTACTTCACGCTGCTGCGCAAGTCGCTGTGGAATGTCGACGGGTTCCGGCCGGACCAGATGCAGGCCGCGCTCAGCTTCCTGTGGTCGCTGCGGCGCGACGAGGTGCTGGCGGCACTCGAGTCGCGGATCGTCCAGCTCGAGCAGCTCGCCAAGGCGGAGCCCTTCGCCGAACGCCAGATCGAGGAAGACCCCGGTACGCCGAACCACGTGGTCGAGATGTTCCGCATCACCACCGCCCGCGACCGCGGCGAACTCGAGTGGACCCGCTCCTTCCACGACCGGGTCGCAGGCGGCGCCTACTCCTTCGCCGGCGAACCCCCGGACTGGCAACCCACCCCCGCGATGCTCGAAGACTGGCAAACCATCCCGGAGCCGCCCTCCTGA
- a CDS encoding GNAT family N-acetyltransferase yields the protein MELRVTTDPAEFQATTFAFLANDPVLHTIIMSNVAERAAGTYRREDGVGHYVSVHDDSGAVIGAAMRTAGRPVYLGALPESLAGPVADAYLGVLTELNGVAGDRPAATAFANRWTDARDVTATEAKGTRLHKLGELTKLEATGGSPRPMTADDVQLAAEWVAVDFREELGGVDVEWAERHLKDGTLWFWEVDGTPVSMVGHHLPLFGVCRVGPVYTPVEFRRNGYAGALTSHVSARILAEGNHACLYTDLANPTSNKIYFQIGYRPVADFVDLVFTA from the coding sequence ATGGAGCTGCGTGTGACGACCGATCCGGCCGAATTCCAGGCGACCACCTTCGCCTTTCTGGCAAACGACCCGGTGCTGCACACGATCATCATGAGCAACGTCGCCGAACGCGCAGCGGGCACCTACCGCCGAGAAGACGGCGTCGGGCACTACGTCTCCGTCCACGACGACAGCGGCGCAGTGATCGGTGCCGCGATGCGTACGGCGGGGCGCCCGGTCTACCTCGGCGCACTACCCGAGTCGCTGGCCGGCCCGGTGGCCGACGCCTACCTCGGCGTACTGACCGAGCTCAACGGTGTCGCAGGGGACCGCCCTGCCGCGACCGCCTTCGCGAACCGCTGGACCGATGCCCGCGACGTGACCGCCACCGAAGCCAAAGGCACCCGGCTGCACAAGCTCGGCGAGCTGACGAAGCTCGAGGCGACCGGTGGAAGCCCTCGGCCGATGACAGCGGACGACGTACAGCTGGCCGCTGAATGGGTGGCAGTCGACTTCCGCGAAGAGCTCGGCGGCGTCGATGTCGAGTGGGCCGAGCGCCACCTGAAGGACGGCACGCTGTGGTTCTGGGAGGTCGACGGTACGCCGGTGAGCATGGTCGGCCACCACCTTCCACTGTTCGGCGTCTGCCGCGTGGGGCCGGTCTACACGCCCGTCGAGTTCCGCCGCAACGGGTACGCCGGTGCGCTGACCAGCCACGTCTCCGCCAGGATCCTTGCCGAAGGCAACCATGCCTGCCTGTACACCGACCTGGCCAACCCGACCTCGAACAAGATCTACTTCCAGATCGGCTACCGCCCTGTCGCCGACTTCGTCGACCTCGTCTTCACCGCGTGA
- a CDS encoding GNAT family N-acetyltransferase encodes MSTTVRPTGDPVEFKATVFPFLQKDPVLNTALLSNVEGRIQGIMHDPEPPLFVSLHDGDEVVGAVVSTALRGIILGALADDLVPPLVDVLADLVPGADSVEGTPTAAHLFAELFTARVGKSFRELRGLRLHQLITFAEQKAAGTPRLATEADLEVAAELFHGYSVELGHDSTPATADDWLRGRIALERVWLSEDRDRVVSLVGRNATIFGATRVGPVYTPPEYRGHGYASALTAHVTDQILATGSKACLFTDRANPTSNKIYATIGYRPIADFVGLSFT; translated from the coding sequence GTGAGTACGACGGTGCGCCCGACCGGCGACCCGGTCGAGTTCAAAGCCACGGTTTTTCCCTTCCTGCAAAAGGATCCGGTCCTCAACACCGCTCTGCTGAGCAATGTCGAGGGCCGGATCCAGGGCATCATGCACGACCCCGAGCCGCCGTTGTTCGTGTCGCTCCACGACGGCGACGAGGTCGTCGGCGCAGTCGTCAGTACTGCGTTGCGCGGCATCATCCTGGGCGCCCTCGCCGACGACCTGGTCCCGCCACTCGTCGACGTACTGGCCGACCTGGTCCCTGGAGCAGACTCGGTGGAAGGTACGCCGACCGCGGCACACCTCTTCGCCGAACTGTTCACCGCCCGCGTCGGCAAGAGTTTCCGTGAGCTCCGTGGCCTGCGATTGCACCAGCTCATCACCTTCGCTGAACAGAAGGCGGCCGGCACTCCCAGGCTGGCAACCGAGGCGGACCTCGAGGTCGCGGCCGAACTGTTCCACGGCTACAGCGTCGAACTCGGACACGACTCGACGCCGGCCACCGCGGACGACTGGCTCCGAGGCAGGATCGCCCTCGAACGGGTCTGGCTCTCGGAGGACCGTGACCGCGTGGTGAGCCTGGTCGGCCGGAACGCCACGATCTTCGGCGCGACCCGGGTCGGCCCGGTCTACACGCCACCGGAGTACCGCGGCCACGGCTACGCGAGCGCCTTGACCGCTCACGTCACTGACCAGATCCTCGCCACCGGCTCGAAGGCCTGCCTCTTCACCGACCGCGCCAACCCCACCTCGAACAAGATCTACGCCACCATCGGCTACCGCCCCATCGCCGACTTCGTGGGTCTCTCCTTCACCTGA
- a CDS encoding response regulator transcription factor produces MIRLLLADDENLIRTALAALLSLEDDLTVVAQAASADEALAMARHHRPDVAVLDLQMPSLPTGGLGGIGVADVLRNDVPECASLIVTGHGRPGHLKQALAAGVRGFLPKTVSAEVLAEVIRTIHAGGRYVDPELAAEAISAGDNPLTAREADVLELAAGGAPIEEIAQRAALSPGTVRNYLSSAGAKLGTSNRHEAARIARTHGWI; encoded by the coding sequence ATGATCCGGCTCCTGCTCGCCGACGACGAGAACCTCATCCGTACTGCGCTCGCCGCGCTGCTCTCGCTGGAGGACGACCTGACCGTGGTCGCGCAGGCCGCCTCGGCCGACGAGGCGCTGGCGATGGCACGCCACCACCGCCCCGACGTGGCCGTCCTCGACCTGCAGATGCCGAGCCTGCCGACCGGCGGCCTCGGCGGGATCGGCGTGGCCGACGTCCTGCGGAACGACGTGCCCGAGTGCGCCAGCCTGATCGTCACCGGCCACGGACGGCCCGGCCATCTCAAGCAGGCGCTGGCCGCCGGCGTCCGCGGATTCCTGCCCAAGACGGTGTCGGCCGAGGTGCTCGCCGAGGTCATCCGGACCATCCACGCCGGTGGGCGGTACGTCGATCCCGAACTCGCCGCCGAAGCCATCAGCGCCGGCGACAACCCGCTGACCGCCCGCGAGGCCGATGTCCTGGAACTCGCCGCCGGCGGCGCCCCGATCGAGGAGATCGCCCAGCGGGCCGCTCTCTCCCCCGGCACCGTCCGCAACTACCTCTCCTCGGCGGGCGCCAAACTCGGTACGTCGAACCGCCACGAGGCCGCCCGGATCGCTCGCACCCACGGCTGGATCTAG
- a CDS encoding sensor histidine kinase — MVSVSGWWSRRSRAERFDISLRWPLYFVIGAAPLYALLIAFSDSRSTSGLRTALFVLLSVPYTVVALLLMRATLSAYLHRQGPSKRLLATAVGLTVLGVAVFPEHAVALLLFGGLLTLALSPLRPFMLYVGLVAVGAVMAGLLEDTAAAFVYVYGVGIAALTGRLSAWMLGMGWELDRSRAISTQLAVAEERLRFSRDLHDTLGRNLSLVAVQSELAARLAERGDEDAAEQMLAVRRIAHESLREMRAVVDAYRSTDLSSELAGAQSVLRSAGINCRVIGDVANLPDTTQVALAWVVREATTNVIHHSDATTCKIELDAGGQNVVLRMENDGVRSARPALGPGNGLVGLRERLAEVGGTLTAEPRPGGRFLLQAQLPTA, encoded by the coding sequence ATGGTGTCCGTCTCAGGGTGGTGGAGTAGGCGCAGCAGGGCTGAGCGCTTCGACATCAGCCTGCGCTGGCCGCTGTACTTCGTGATCGGCGCCGCTCCCCTCTACGCCTTGCTGATCGCCTTCAGCGACAGCCGGTCGACCTCCGGACTTCGCACTGCCCTGTTCGTGCTGCTGTCAGTGCCGTACACCGTCGTGGCCCTGCTACTGATGCGAGCAACGCTCAGCGCCTACCTGCATCGCCAAGGCCCCAGCAAGCGTCTGCTGGCCACAGCCGTCGGCCTGACCGTTCTCGGCGTCGCGGTCTTCCCCGAGCACGCTGTGGCACTTCTGTTGTTCGGTGGGTTGCTGACGTTGGCGCTCTCGCCGCTTCGGCCGTTCATGCTGTACGTCGGCCTGGTCGCCGTCGGCGCAGTCATGGCAGGTCTCCTCGAGGACACAGCGGCAGCGTTCGTCTACGTGTACGGCGTTGGCATCGCGGCCCTCACCGGCCGCCTCTCTGCCTGGATGCTCGGGATGGGCTGGGAACTCGACCGTTCCCGCGCGATCTCGACCCAGCTCGCAGTCGCCGAGGAACGGCTGCGGTTCTCCCGCGATCTGCACGACACCCTCGGCCGCAATCTGTCGCTGGTGGCAGTCCAGAGCGAACTGGCAGCCCGGCTGGCCGAGCGAGGCGACGAGGACGCGGCCGAGCAGATGCTCGCGGTCCGCCGGATCGCCCACGAGTCCCTCCGGGAGATGCGCGCAGTGGTCGACGCGTACCGGAGTACGGATCTCAGCTCTGAACTGGCCGGAGCACAGTCCGTACTGCGGTCCGCGGGCATCAACTGCCGCGTCATCGGCGACGTCGCGAACCTGCCGGACACGACCCAGGTCGCGCTGGCCTGGGTGGTCCGCGAAGCCACCACGAACGTCATCCACCACAGCGACGCGACCACCTGCAAAATCGAACTGGACGCCGGCGGGCAGAACGTCGTACTCCGAATGGAGAACGACGGCGTACGGTCTGCCCGACCCGCCCTGGGGCCAGGCAACGGTCTGGTCGGTCTGCGCGAACGCCTTGCCGAGGTCGGCGGCACGCTGACCGCCGAGCCGCGACCAGGTGGCCGGTTCCTTCTCCAAGCACAGTTGCCGACAGCATGA
- a CDS encoding ABC transporter permease → MTAAASEPAGVAPWRRSVSAGLRRIAALGRAEGLLLRRNGLAVVIALALPLGTVLAVPTSPELAGAIGSSTGAAVITAVTAVSLNLFVYYHLVTTLVARREELVLKRLRTGEPTDFELLAGTATPAVAVAWAQIVLTTVIAAALFDVTAPVNFLLVITAIFLGTAVFVLLAAASTALTPTVELAQVTTTPMLVIPLTLSGLYFPLSDLPHPLEQLSRLLPLTPVVDLLRLGLSGTTTDGHTVGFASSFATAVPSVLVLFGWIVLGGLATRRWFRWEPRR, encoded by the coding sequence ATGACGGCGGCAGCATCAGAGCCGGCCGGAGTGGCACCCTGGCGCAGGTCGGTTTCGGCCGGTCTCCGAAGGATCGCCGCGCTGGGCCGCGCGGAGGGCCTGCTACTGCGACGCAACGGGCTGGCCGTCGTGATCGCGCTGGCCTTGCCGCTAGGCACGGTACTGGCAGTTCCGACGTCACCTGAGCTGGCTGGGGCGATCGGGAGCAGCACCGGGGCTGCTGTGATCACAGCGGTGACAGCCGTGTCGCTGAACCTGTTCGTCTACTACCACCTGGTGACAACGCTCGTCGCCCGGAGGGAGGAGCTGGTACTCAAACGCCTGCGCACCGGCGAGCCGACCGACTTCGAACTCCTCGCCGGTACAGCAACGCCCGCAGTGGCAGTCGCGTGGGCGCAAATCGTACTGACCACTGTCATCGCCGCCGCGCTGTTCGACGTCACCGCACCGGTCAACTTCTTACTGGTGATCACCGCGATCTTCCTGGGCACGGCGGTGTTCGTGCTCCTGGCCGCAGCGAGCACAGCTCTGACCCCGACCGTAGAGCTTGCCCAGGTGACCACCACTCCGATGCTGGTCATCCCGCTCACTCTGAGCGGCCTCTACTTCCCGCTGTCCGACCTGCCTCACCCACTCGAGCAGCTGAGCCGTCTGCTCCCACTCACCCCGGTAGTGGACCTACTGCGGCTCGGCCTGTCGGGCACCACCACGGACGGGCACACAGTCGGCTTCGCGAGCTCCTTTGCAACCGCAGTACCGAGTGTTCTCGTTCTGTTCGGGTGGATAGTCCTCGGCGGCCTGGCGACTCGCCGCTGGTTCCGCTGGGAGCCCCGGCGATGA